The DNA window CGGTAAATTCGCCTGTTGTGGCGACCGGAGCCACATCGATCTCGCCTCCCCAAGGATGTTTCACAGAATTTCCGGATATGAAATTTGGCGGAAAGCCGGAAAGATTCTTTACCAGTTCAATCGTCAATCCCGTGAAGTCACTTCTGGCACTGAAGGTGCTCCGTACCGAGACAGCAATCTGGGTGAGTCCGCTGACTGCGGCTGACGAATTGCGGGCGTTGACCAATGCGGGTATGCCGGCAAATACCACTGCGAGTACTGTTGCGCCTACACCGAGAGCGATAAGGGTTTCCGCTACCGTAACTGCGCCTTTCTCCTTGTTTTCTTCGGTTTGCTTCAGTGCGCTGAATTTGGTTAATAGAATTGAGATCATGATTGGATTCCTCTTGATTGAAGTGACTAAAGTACAGCCTGCTGAAACGTAAACGCGACCTGCGCAATGCCAATGTAGATCCATATGGCGATTGAACCGATCAGCAACAACAAGACTGATGAAAGTGTTTTTGTAAATGACTCGAGTCTTGCAAGGGATCGCTTGATGTCCTCTTCTGCAATCAGATTCGCGTTGACACTGAAGTCGCCAGTTCGCTCATAGACTCTCATGTCGTCCAGTGTGTCAGCCGAAAATAATCCTGTGTCAAGTGCTTTCTCAACCGGTTCGCCTCGATACAGTTGCGACCGCATTGTGCGAACGTGAAAAGCCAAATAATCGGGAAGCCCGTTTTCCAACTTTCCAAGTGCACGAACGCGTTGCACACCGGCCTGCATGAGAGCAATCCATGCGGTCAGTATTTCGGGCCCCGTAAATCGTCTGTAGAGCACAAATGGTGGAAACCAATCAACTTTTTTTCGAACCTCGCCAGTCCATCGAGGTGCGGACCAAATTGACAGTGCGACAATCGCAGCGAAAGCGAATGCCAGCGGAAAACCCCAGACCGTAATGAATTGCGAAAAGTTCAGTACGCTCAGTGATACCGGTGGCCATGTCGCTGTATCTGTGATTTGCATCATCACGTCCAACGCATGGCCTGGAAGCACGGCAATTGCACCACTGCTTACGATCAGCAGTACTGTCGGATAAGCCAATCCCGATATCAGAGTCGAACGCAGTTTCGAGCGAACTGTCGCCATACGGCTCGCTTGTTCAAACCCTTCTGCAATGCGTCCTTCCTGAGTAATTTCGATGACGATCAACTCCTCCTTAGGCACCCAGCCGCTAGCGCCATCAGCGAAACCAGATGATCGCATTGCGATACACTGATGTTCGACAAACCGAGCCATGCTAGGACCGGCAGTCTTACTTTCACGCAGGAAGTCCATCGCTGTCTTGATCGGAACGCCAGCCCGACTGAGAGAGCAAATGCGCTGCCACAGTCGGGCTCTGGAAGAGGATGCCAACTTAAATCTAACTCGATTGATTGATAGGAAAAGTGATTCAAGCATAGTTGGCTCTGGCAACATCAAGATGAGAAATTACAGAACCACGGTCTTTGGATTTCTCACTCAACATTCCGATCCTCCACTCGACGTCAATTGGAGATGCGATTCCGCCGGATATCAGTCGAACACCATGCTCCGTAGCGGGACTTCCGTTGCGGTGTTCTATCCAATATCGCTTTGCTTCGAGATACTTGCCCTCACTCAGCAATGCCAGCATGTCGTCGTCCGGCAGCGCGAATTCAGCTAACAGGGTTCGCCCAGAAGCTCCGCTACCATTGCATCTCGTGCAACCGTTTTCTGACTGATACGCCACTTGATGTGAATCCAGCCCTCGAGACCTTAAAACCGCTTCAATTCGTTCAACTGACAATTTTCTTTTCGAGTAAGAGCTGGCGTGTTGATTCAGCCAGTCACTTGAGGGTAATTTGCAATGGTTGCACAGGGCAGGGGTAAGTGTCTGAAAAATCATACCTTTGAGAACATCTGGAGTGCACAGTAAAGAAGGGTCGACTCCGAGTCCGGTCATCCGGCTGATGATTCCAATTGCTGTTGAGGCATGCACCGTGGTGTAAACCCGGTGTCCGGACTGCGCAAACTTGATCGCAAGAATTGCCGATTGAAGATCGCGAATTTCACCTACCATCAGTGTGTCAGGGTCACAGCGAAGAGCTCCCCGAATTGCAAACGCGAATTCGTCTCCAACAGCTTTTCCTCGCTTTCTGACTACCGGAACCTGGGTGGCACCCGGAATCACTCGTTCTGGCGGATCCTCAACGGTAATGATTCGCAATTTTCCGTGATGCAGTGCCAGTTCTTCGTGAAGCATTCCAACAATGGATGTGCTTTTTCCACTACCGACTCCGCCAGCCATGACGACAAGTCCGGAAGGGCGCCGAACCAGTGATTGAATAGCTTTTACCTGTTCTGGTTCGTAACCGAGTTGTGCGAGACGAAGTGTATCGCCGCTTCCTGGCAGTATCCGCAAAACCATGTCGTAGCCGTCGGGGGAGGCGGTAATTGTACCGACCCGCACTCGCACCCGACGGCCGCTGGGTAGAACTGTGTCGACGACCGCATCCTGTGGCTCACTTCGATTCCATGTCACTTCCTGATCGTACCCCATGACTTCATAAATGAAGCGGCATGTCTGGTCTGCCATCTGTTCGCTCCACTCAGCGAATGGAGTGATGCGCCCATCAATCCGGAAGCTCAGCGATGCAGTTTTTCGTCTTCGGACTATGTGAATATCCGACGCATTTTCTTTTACTGCGCGGGCGAGCAGTACGCGAATCGAATCCAGGGCTCTTTCGTAGTCAATGTCTGCGGCAGTTGATCTGATACGATTGGTAGACTTGGCGTAGATTCTCTCTAGTTCGGCAGGTTCAACTTCAATCTGGTCAACGACTTGAATATTCCTTTTCTTCAAGTTCTCTCGCAACTGTGCTTTCAGGCGTGCCGGAAAATTCAGTGCCGTAAAAAATATGTATGCGGTCGTAGGCGGGTCATCTTCGGAAACCGCGACGAGGAAAGCCTGTTCCGATTCCTTGAGTTGAATCAGCGATTCCGGCCCGCCAGTAAGCACCAGTTGAAAATGAGGCAGCTTATCGGTCATCTAGGTCACTATCATCTGTTGGGGTTGGATTGCGTCCGGTCAGACCGATCGAAAGTTCATGATCCGCAAATGTCAACGTCAGTCCTCTTGAATGGACTTTCTGTACTTTAGCCAGCCGGACCGAATCACCTTCCTGCAATCGGTAGTGTCTTTCCTCGATTCTTCCGAGAGCTGTTAGGTTTCCAGGGGATCCGACAATTGCATAAACTTCGAGGTGTTGATCAAACCAATTAATCCGATCAATTACGGAGTCAGAAACCGAATTTGTCTCCGTTGCAGACGGTGCCAGTGTTTCTTGATTCGATAGCAATTCTGTAATCTGTGATGCGGTCTG is part of the Acidiferrobacterales bacterium genome and encodes:
- a CDS encoding type 4 pilus major pilin, with the protein product MISILLTKFSALKQTEENKEKGAVTVAETLIALGVGATVLAVVFAGIPALVNARNSSAAVSGLTQIAVSVRSTFSARSDFTGLTIELVKNLSGFPPNFISGNSVKHPWGGEIDVAPVATTGEFTVTFKEMPSDGCTSIATTTIDLVEQVNIGGTEVNLSATDDTSTPNDEGQAADIAALCNATPPNDIVWTFKG
- a CDS encoding type II secretion system F family protein; its protein translation is MASSSRARLWQRICSLSRAGVPIKTAMDFLRESKTAGPSMARFVEHQCIAMRSSGFADGASGWVPKEELIVIEITQEGRIAEGFEQASRMATVRSKLRSTLISGLAYPTVLLIVSSGAIAVLPGHALDVMMQITDTATWPPVSLSVLNFSQFITVWGFPLAFAFAAIVALSIWSAPRWTGEVRKKVDWFPPFVLYRRFTGPEILTAWIALMQAGVQRVRALGKLENGLPDYLAFHVRTMRSQLYRGEPVEKALDTGLFSADTLDDMRVYERTGDFSVNANLIAEEDIKRSLARLESFTKTLSSVLLLLIGSIAIWIYIGIAQVAFTFQQAVL
- a CDS encoding ATPase, T2SS/T4P/T4SS family, whose protein sequence is MTDKLPHFQLVLTGGPESLIQLKESEQAFLVAVSEDDPPTTAYIFFTALNFPARLKAQLRENLKKRNIQVVDQIEVEPAELERIYAKSTNRIRSTAADIDYERALDSIRVLLARAVKENASDIHIVRRRKTASLSFRIDGRITPFAEWSEQMADQTCRFIYEVMGYDQEVTWNRSEPQDAVVDTVLPSGRRVRVRVGTITASPDGYDMVLRILPGSGDTLRLAQLGYEPEQVKAIQSLVRRPSGLVVMAGGVGSGKSTSIVGMLHEELALHHGKLRIITVEDPPERVIPGATQVPVVRKRGKAVGDEFAFAIRGALRCDPDTLMVGEIRDLQSAILAIKFAQSGHRVYTTVHASTAIGIISRMTGLGVDPSLLCTPDVLKGMIFQTLTPALCNHCKLPSSDWLNQHASSYSKRKLSVERIEAVLRSRGLDSHQVAYQSENGCTRCNGSGASGRTLLAEFALPDDDMLALLSEGKYLEAKRYWIEHRNGSPATEHGVRLISGGIASPIDVEWRIGMLSEKSKDRGSVISHLDVARANYA